From one Flavobacterium sp. N502536 genomic stretch:
- a CDS encoding RNA polymerase sigma factor, with the protein MEINSKIEKAKKGDQIAFTFLLDYFWNEVYGFMLKRTENETIAEDITIETFSKAFDKIASYNPEFQFNTWLIAIAKNVYIDLLRKKKTSLFIEITDNEDQQAYNIADPTPSAEDALIKEQNLSRLLQCIKELKPHYQEVIQLRYFQEMTYQEIALKINEPLSNVKVKLLRAKKLLAEIIERNR; encoded by the coding sequence TTGGAAATAAATTCTAAAATAGAAAAAGCTAAAAAAGGCGATCAGATCGCCTTTACTTTTTTATTAGATTATTTCTGGAACGAAGTGTACGGCTTTATGCTAAAGCGTACCGAGAATGAAACTATTGCTGAAGATATTACGATCGAAACCTTCTCTAAAGCTTTTGACAAAATAGCCAGTTACAATCCCGAATTTCAATTCAACACCTGGTTAATTGCTATTGCAAAAAACGTTTATATTGATTTGTTACGTAAAAAGAAAACCAGTCTTTTTATAGAAATCACAGACAACGAAGACCAACAGGCCTACAACATTGCCGACCCTACTCCCTCTGCCGAAGATGCTTTAATTAAAGAACAAAATCTTTCGCGCTTACTTCAATGCATCAAAGAATTAAAACCTCACTACCAGGAGGTCATTCAATTGCGTTACTTTCAGGAAATGACTTATCAGGAAATAGCCCTGAAAATCAACGAGCCTTTAAGCAACGTGAAAGTAAAATTACTTCGCGCTAAAAAATTACTAGCAGAAATCATCGAACGCAACAGATAA
- the lpxK gene encoding tetraacyldisaccharide 4'-kinase, whose product MNVLRKILFPFAILYGFITAVRNFLFDKGILKSVSFDIPVIAVGNLSVGGTGKTPQIEYLIRLLSDRYKVAALSRGYKRKSEGYVLASESSNAEILGDEPFQFYQKFPNIQVAVDANRRNGITQLLSQTEKPQVILLDDAYQHRKVKAGFYILLSSYDDLYADDFMLPTGNLRESRSGANRADIVIITKCPKELSEQKQEEIRLKLKLSCSQQLYFTFIDYDDFIYSKDQKIAVHDIQSESKLLLAGIAKPTPFFDYLKNEKDECLTFPDHHHFSDADLETIQHKAQGRKIITTEKDYVRLKDSKLASILYYLPIKSTFINHQQNFDTTVLEYVKAGL is encoded by the coding sequence ATGAATGTACTTAGAAAAATACTTTTCCCCTTTGCCATTTTATACGGATTCATTACTGCCGTAAGGAATTTTCTTTTTGACAAAGGAATTTTGAAATCTGTTTCATTTGATATTCCGGTGATTGCTGTTGGAAATCTTAGTGTTGGCGGAACGGGTAAAACCCCTCAAATCGAATATCTTATCCGACTCTTGTCGGATCGTTATAAAGTGGCGGCGCTCAGCCGTGGTTACAAACGAAAATCAGAAGGTTATGTATTGGCCAGTGAGAGTTCTAATGCTGAAATTTTAGGCGACGAACCTTTTCAGTTTTATCAAAAATTCCCCAATATTCAGGTAGCTGTTGATGCCAACAGAAGAAACGGAATCACGCAATTGCTTTCGCAAACAGAAAAACCACAGGTAATTTTGTTAGATGACGCTTACCAACACCGAAAAGTAAAAGCAGGGTTTTATATTTTACTAAGTTCCTATGACGATTTGTATGCCGATGATTTTATGCTGCCAACCGGAAATCTAAGAGAGAGCAGAAGCGGGGCGAACAGAGCCGATATTGTCATCATAACAAAATGTCCGAAAGAGCTATCAGAACAGAAACAGGAAGAAATCAGACTGAAGTTAAAGCTCAGCTGCTCGCAACAGCTCTATTTTACTTTTATTGATTATGATGATTTTATTTATAGTAAAGACCAGAAAATTGCAGTACACGATATCCAATCAGAATCAAAATTGCTTTTGGCTGGAATTGCAAAACCGACTCCGTTTTTTGATTATTTAAAAAATGAAAAAGACGAGTGTCTGACTTTTCCCGATCATCACCATTTCTCGGATGCCGATTTAGAAACCATTCAGCATAAAGCGCAGGGGAGGAAAATTATTACGACCGAGAAAGATTATGTGCGTTTAAAAGATTCAAAGTTGGCTTCGATCCTGTATTATCTTCCTATAAAAAGTACGTTTATCAACCACCAGCAAAATTTCGATACTACCGTGCTGGAGTATGTAAAAGCAGGGTTATAA
- a CDS encoding ATP-binding protein: MKHYLFIVVCLLNSFLYSQAKKSTDSVFYYNKLTDASLSNKNYDKAIFYTKKSIDFCETNDKAENLANQTFKLGKIYYSQKNYQEALKNFHRSVFLFQNIKPTCTKALALHYIGLTNTVKGNYQAGEIYYKKTEELLNQLKITDPAEVLSYQKAIALKNNKNLPLAAQTFRKITQETDLPANLKAKIDSYYQLGLIETQLKRNDSAIVYFNNALSYNAKTNNLAQKSKIVLAISQYYRQNKNFDLAYSYLEEHYQLENYILKLKNNKTDRNEFEKFKKNESLKDSIKKESEEKIQLKTYRYSKLVSILAIALISILSLLSLALYKNNIIRNQNNLLLREKNKELILAKNKAEKASKARSEFLSTVSHELRTPLNAINGITHLLLEDNPKKTQLKYLESLKFSGNYLTTFINEILEINKIDSTKVEIENISFNLKELLFNIQSSLKELATANKNYFNLEIDESIPDNLIGDPTKLSQIILNLINNALKFTQNGHVSVIAKLFELEGDNAIVYFEIVDTGIGIPEDKLQTVFESFSQGSIEVNRKYGGTGLGLTIVKKLIELLGGEIKLKSEVGKGSTFTFKLNFKINKEQLKTIEEIKPYNDTQLENKAILLIEDNKINQMITRKMLENKNISCEIIDNGEDAVELLKVKRFDMILMDVHLPGINGTTATKLIREFDKTTPIIALTAISLDENRDMLLSYGMNDVITKPFVPDEFYSIIAKFF, from the coding sequence ATGAAACACTATCTTTTTATTGTTGTTTGTCTATTAAATTCGTTTTTGTACTCTCAGGCTAAAAAGAGTACAGACAGTGTCTTCTATTACAACAAATTAACAGACGCCAGTCTCAGCAATAAAAACTACGATAAGGCTATTTTTTACACCAAAAAGTCCATTGACTTTTGCGAAACAAACGATAAAGCCGAAAACCTCGCCAATCAGACTTTTAAGCTTGGAAAGATTTATTACAGCCAAAAAAATTACCAAGAAGCTCTGAAAAACTTTCATCGTAGTGTTTTTCTATTTCAAAATATAAAACCAACCTGTACCAAGGCTCTGGCTTTACATTATATTGGTCTGACAAATACGGTAAAAGGCAATTACCAGGCGGGGGAAATCTATTATAAAAAAACCGAAGAGCTTTTAAACCAATTAAAAATTACAGATCCGGCCGAAGTGTTGAGTTATCAAAAAGCGATAGCCTTAAAAAACAACAAAAATCTACCCTTAGCTGCCCAAACTTTTCGTAAAATAACACAGGAAACAGACCTTCCGGCAAACCTAAAAGCCAAAATCGACTCCTATTATCAACTTGGTTTAATTGAAACACAACTCAAACGAAATGATTCGGCTATTGTTTATTTCAACAATGCTTTAAGCTATAATGCCAAAACCAATAACCTGGCTCAAAAATCAAAAATCGTCTTAGCGATTAGTCAGTACTACAGACAAAATAAAAATTTTGACCTTGCCTACTCCTATCTGGAAGAACATTATCAATTAGAGAATTACATCTTAAAATTAAAAAACAACAAAACGGATCGGAATGAATTTGAAAAATTCAAAAAGAACGAATCCTTAAAAGACAGTATTAAAAAGGAAAGCGAAGAAAAAATCCAGTTAAAAACCTATCGTTATTCTAAACTGGTGAGTATTTTGGCGATTGCCCTTATTTCGATTTTGTCCCTTTTGAGTCTGGCTTTGTACAAAAACAACATTATTCGAAATCAGAACAACTTACTCCTGAGAGAAAAAAACAAAGAACTCATATTGGCCAAAAACAAAGCAGAAAAAGCCTCAAAAGCCAGATCTGAATTTTTATCAACGGTAAGTCACGAATTGCGGACACCATTAAATGCTATTAATGGAATTACCCATTTGTTACTCGAAGACAATCCTAAAAAAACACAATTAAAATATTTAGAATCTTTAAAATTCTCAGGGAACTATCTGACCACTTTTATCAATGAAATCCTCGAAATTAATAAAATCGATTCCACAAAAGTTGAAATAGAAAACATCAGTTTCAATCTTAAAGAGTTACTCTTCAACATTCAGAGTTCTTTAAAGGAGCTAGCTACGGCCAACAAAAACTACTTTAACCTTGAAATAGACGAAAGCATCCCCGATAATTTAATTGGAGACCCGACAAAACTGTCTCAGATCATTCTGAACTTAATCAACAATGCTTTAAAATTCACTCAAAACGGACATGTGAGTGTCATTGCAAAGTTATTCGAACTGGAAGGCGACAATGCAATTGTTTACTTTGAGATTGTTGACACCGGAATTGGTATCCCTGAAGACAAGCTTCAAACTGTTTTTGAAAGCTTTTCGCAAGGATCCATAGAAGTAAACAGAAAATATGGCGGAACCGGCCTTGGACTTACCATTGTCAAAAAACTAATTGAACTTTTGGGGGGAGAAATCAAACTAAAAAGTGAAGTAGGCAAAGGTTCGACTTTTACATTCAAATTAAATTTTAAGATTAACAAAGAGCAATTGAAAACTATTGAAGAAATAAAACCCTATAACGATACGCAATTAGAAAACAAGGCGATTCTGTTGATTGAAGACAACAAAATCAATCAGATGATTACCCGAAAAATGTTGGAGAACAAAAACATTTCCTGCGAAATTATCGACAATGGTGAAGATGCTGTTGAGCTTTTAAAAGTAAAACGATTTGATATGATTCTAATGGATGTTCACTTACCGGGAATCAACGGAACTACAGCGACAAAATTAATCAGAGAGTTTGACAAAACAACTCCGATTATAGCCCTTACCGCTATTTCGCTTGACGAAAACAGAGACATGCTGCTATCTTACGGCATGAACGATGTGATTACAAAACCATTTGTTCCGGACGAATTTTACAGCATTATAGCCAAGTTTTTCTAA
- a CDS encoding energy transducer TonB has protein sequence MTKSNIYETNWTDLVFENKNKEYGAYQLRHESSKNSVTALFMGLLLLAGLGSASVLINKFGAHEPVETEPTVLTDPLTPVDLTPIQVRTEPPAPVVPQQSAATPPVTSTQLVNPVVTATAQATPDVIAPNTGNHPVVDNTNAGTGPVTANPIPGNNGGGEVAPSTGTTNTPVNPVNLDKLPEFPGGMAKFYSYVGNNFNKPELDAERTLRVYVSFVIEKDGSITDIMVKNDPGYGIGKEAIRVLKSLKTKWSPGILNGNPVRTAYNLPITIKTEAE, from the coding sequence ATGACTAAATCAAACATCTACGAAACCAATTGGACCGATCTTGTTTTCGAAAACAAGAACAAAGAGTACGGCGCGTATCAATTACGCCACGAGAGTTCAAAAAACTCAGTTACAGCGCTATTTATGGGATTGCTATTATTGGCAGGTCTGGGAAGTGCGTCGGTGTTGATTAATAAGTTTGGGGCACATGAGCCTGTAGAAACAGAACCAACCGTTCTTACTGATCCCTTAACACCTGTAGATCTAACTCCGATTCAGGTAAGAACTGAACCACCAGCTCCGGTTGTACCTCAACAAAGCGCAGCTACACCACCTGTTACCAGTACACAATTGGTAAATCCGGTTGTGACAGCTACGGCTCAGGCCACACCTGATGTTATTGCACCAAACACAGGCAATCATCCTGTAGTTGACAATACGAATGCCGGAACAGGACCCGTTACTGCAAATCCTATCCCGGGAAATAATGGCGGCGGAGAAGTTGCGCCTTCAACAGGCACTACCAACACCCCGGTTAATCCCGTAAATTTAGACAAGCTACCAGAATTTCCGGGAGGAATGGCTAAGTTTTATTCATACGTAGGAAACAATTTCAACAAACCGGAATTGGATGCGGAAAGAACATTAAGAGTATATGTATCGTTTGTAATTGAAAAAGACGGTTCCATTACCGACATTATGGTAAAAAACGATCCAGGATACGGAATTGGTAAAGAAGCCATCAGAGTATTGAAATCATTAAAAACAAAATGGAGCCCTGGTATTTTAAACGGAAATCCCGTTAGAACTGCCTATAACCTCCCAATCACAATAAAAACGGAAGCAGAATAA
- a CDS encoding FMN-binding negative transcriptional regulator, which yields MYTPDLYKNEDPESIRTFLKENSFGILINQTHGKLCATHIPIELEVNSDGKEILQGHLSKLNPQAEGFAENDQVLAVFTGPHSYISSSWYDHENVPTWNYIAVHVYGRIKIVDEATSIEQLKKLVDKYEVNSKNPVRVEDLSARTMREARGIFGFEIEIDEIQATKKLSQNRDDHNYKNIISELEKTENPQAIAVAKEMAKCRK from the coding sequence ATGTACACACCAGACTTATACAAAAACGAAGACCCGGAATCGATCCGAACTTTTTTGAAAGAAAACAGTTTTGGCATCCTGATCAATCAGACGCACGGAAAATTATGTGCGACACATATTCCGATTGAGCTGGAAGTGAATTCAGACGGAAAAGAGATTTTACAGGGTCATCTTTCCAAACTCAATCCGCAAGCCGAAGGTTTTGCCGAAAACGATCAGGTTCTGGCTGTATTTACAGGTCCGCACAGCTACATTTCATCGTCCTGGTACGATCACGAAAATGTTCCAACCTGGAATTATATCGCTGTACATGTTTACGGCCGAATTAAAATTGTCGACGAAGCTACCTCAATCGAGCAACTTAAAAAATTAGTCGACAAATACGAAGTCAATTCCAAAAATCCCGTTCGTGTGGAAGATTTATCAGCGCGAACCATGCGTGAAGCCAGAGGTATTTTTGGCTTCGAAATTGAAATCGACGAAATTCAGGCTACCAAAAAACTCTCTCAGAACAGGGACGATCACAATTATAAAAACATAATTTCGGAGTTAGAAAAAACCGAAAACCCTCAGGCTATTGCTGTTGCGAAAGAAATGGCAAAATGCCGAAAGTAA
- the murB gene encoding UDP-N-acetylmuramate dehydrogenase, translating into MEIQSNFSLKNYNTFGIEAKARQFVAVHTVAELKTILEENKNEQKFILGGGSNMLLTQDIDALVIHIDLKGKKIIKEDDDFVWVESQAGETWHDFVLWTIDNNFGGLENMSLIPGNVGTTPVQNIGAYGTEIKDTFVSCEAMNIASQEIKTFTNAECKFGYRESVFKNEVKDQYIITAVIYKLTKRNHKINISYGDIMAELAKNNITVPSLKEVSNAVIAIRQSKLPDPKELGNSGSFFKNPILLKTDFEKIHQKFPEMKFYEVSETEVKVPAGWLIEQAGFKGKRFGDAGVHKNQALVLVNYGNATGQEILAVSKEVQKTVFDTFGIQIEAEVNVI; encoded by the coding sequence ATGGAAATCCAATCCAATTTTTCTTTAAAAAACTACAATACTTTTGGCATTGAAGCCAAAGCAAGACAATTTGTTGCCGTACACACGGTAGCCGAATTGAAAACCATTTTAGAAGAAAATAAAAACGAGCAAAAATTCATTTTAGGCGGAGGAAGCAATATGCTTTTAACGCAGGATATCGACGCTCTTGTCATTCATATTGATTTAAAAGGCAAAAAAATCATCAAAGAAGACGATGATTTTGTCTGGGTAGAAAGTCAGGCCGGTGAAACCTGGCACGACTTCGTACTTTGGACGATCGATAATAATTTTGGCGGTTTGGAAAATATGTCACTCATTCCCGGAAATGTAGGTACTACGCCGGTTCAGAATATTGGTGCTTACGGAACAGAGATCAAAGATACTTTTGTTTCGTGCGAAGCGATGAATATTGCCTCTCAGGAAATAAAAACGTTCACCAATGCCGAATGTAAGTTTGGATACAGAGAAAGTGTCTTCAAAAACGAAGTAAAAGACCAATATATCATTACAGCGGTAATTTACAAACTGACGAAACGCAATCATAAAATCAATATTTCTTACGGGGATATTATGGCAGAACTAGCCAAAAACAACATTACGGTTCCTTCCTTAAAAGAGGTGAGCAATGCTGTGATTGCGATCAGACAAAGCAAATTACCAGATCCGAAAGAATTAGGAAATAGCGGAAGTTTTTTTAAGAACCCGATTTTACTAAAAACTGATTTCGAAAAAATCCATCAGAAATTCCCTGAAATGAAATTTTATGAAGTTTCGGAAACCGAAGTAAAAGTTCCGGCTGGCTGGCTAATCGAACAAGCTGGTTTTAAAGGAAAACGTTTTGGCGACGCCGGAGTTCATAAAAACCAAGCCTTGGTTTTAGTAAATTACGGAAATGCAACCGGGCAGGAAATTTTGGCCGTTTCCAAAGAGGTACAGAAAACTGTTTTTGATACTTTCGGAATTCAGATTGAAGCGGAAGTAAATGTAATCTAG
- a CDS encoding PH domain-containing protein, whose translation MGIFSAILGNAGSVSQDDLLKKYGQLLTDNEEIEMGFKLIRDTFIFTNKRLILVDVQGITGSKTEYKSIAYRSITRFSVETAGTFDLDAELKIWVASELQPSIVKQFNKSVNVYDVQKVLAFHVLG comes from the coding sequence ATGGGAATATTTTCAGCTATTCTTGGCAACGCCGGCTCTGTGAGTCAGGACGATTTACTTAAAAAATACGGGCAACTTTTAACCGATAACGAAGAAATCGAAATGGGTTTTAAACTCATCCGTGATACTTTTATCTTCACCAACAAAAGATTAATTCTGGTTGACGTACAGGGAATAACAGGTAGTAAAACAGAATACAAATCAATTGCCTACAGAAGCATTACCCGTTTTAGCGTAGAAACAGCAGGAACGTTTGATCTGGATGCCGAACTAAAAATTTGGGTGGCAAGCGAATTACAACCAAGTATTGTAAAACAATTTAACAAATCTGTAAATGTGTACGATGTTCAAAAAGTACTTGCATTTCACGTTTTAGGTTAA
- the lipA gene encoding lipoyl synthase — METIIENIPTGKPKWLKVKLPIGQKYTELRGLVDKYSLNTICTSGSCPNMGECWGEGTATFMILGNVCTRSCGFCGVKTGRPETVDWDEPEKVARSIKIMNIKHAVITSVDRDDLKDGGSIIWIETVKAIRRMNPNTTLETLIPDFQGIERNIDRIVEANPEVVSHNVETVRRLTREVRIQAKYDRSLEVLRYLKEKGINRTKSGIMLGLGETEEEVFQTMTDLRNANVDVVTIGQYLQPSKKHLPVKEFITPDQFAKYEKFGLELGFRHVESGPLVRSSYKAQKHIL, encoded by the coding sequence ATGGAAACAATCATTGAAAATATACCAACGGGAAAACCTAAATGGTTAAAGGTTAAACTTCCTATTGGACAAAAATATACTGAACTACGTGGTTTGGTTGATAAATATAGCCTAAACACTATTTGTACCTCCGGAAGCTGCCCAAATATGGGAGAATGCTGGGGAGAAGGTACAGCCACTTTTATGATTCTGGGAAATGTATGTACCCGTTCCTGCGGATTTTGCGGTGTAAAAACCGGACGCCCTGAAACGGTTGATTGGGACGAGCCTGAAAAAGTAGCCCGTTCGATCAAAATTATGAACATTAAACATGCCGTAATTACCAGTGTCGACAGAGATGATTTAAAAGATGGCGGATCTATTATTTGGATTGAAACGGTTAAAGCAATCCGAAGAATGAATCCGAATACTACTCTTGAAACTTTAATTCCGGATTTTCAGGGAATCGAAAGAAACATCGACCGAATTGTTGAGGCCAATCCTGAAGTCGTTTCACACAATGTTGAAACAGTTCGCCGTTTGACCCGTGAAGTACGTATTCAGGCCAAATACGATCGTAGTCTCGAAGTTTTACGCTACCTGAAAGAAAAGGGAATCAACAGAACCAAATCTGGAATTATGCTGGGTCTTGGAGAAACTGAAGAAGAAGTTTTTCAGACGATGACTGATTTACGAAATGCAAATGTTGACGTTGTTACTATTGGCCAGTACCTACAGCCAAGTAAAAAACATTTGCCTGTAAAAGAATTTATAACGCCTGATCAGTTTGCTAAATATGAAAAGTTTGGCCTTGAATTAGGTTTCCGTCATGTAGAAAGCGGCCCGCTGGTTCGTTCTTCTTACAAAGCACAAAAACACATTTTATAA
- a CDS encoding glycosyltransferase: MLITLFYFFIAIVFIQIFYYLGIFGKFAFGKPQEITPKKIPVSVIVCAKNEEENVKKFIPLLAEQNYPDFEIVLIDDASSDETLEVFEEFEKQYNNIRLVKVQNNEAFWGNKKYALTLGIKASKKEYLLFTDADCYPTSTEWITAMTSQFTMNRTIVLGYGGYEKIERSLLNKIIRFETVLTAVQYFSWAKLGLPYMGVGRNLAYKKEEFFNVNGFIEHIQIRSGDDDLFINQAANKNNTTIAYTPESFTYSKPKETYKEWFTQKRRHISTAEHYKSFDKMQLGLFFVSQLFFFLAAILLLAFQFQWIAVLAILATRYTVAWTVIGFSAGKLKENDLKVWFPVVEIILIFTQINIFITNIFSKPVYWK; the protein is encoded by the coding sequence ATGCTTATAACTTTATTTTACTTCTTTATTGCTATTGTTTTCATTCAGATTTTCTACTATTTAGGAATTTTTGGAAAGTTTGCTTTCGGCAAACCACAAGAAATAACACCGAAAAAAATTCCGGTATCCGTTATTGTCTGTGCAAAAAATGAAGAAGAAAATGTTAAGAAATTCATCCCCCTGCTTGCAGAACAAAACTATCCTGATTTTGAAATTGTTTTAATCGACGATGCCTCAAGCGATGAAACTCTTGAAGTATTTGAAGAATTCGAAAAGCAGTACAACAATATTCGTCTGGTTAAAGTACAAAACAATGAAGCTTTCTGGGGAAATAAGAAATACGCCCTGACTTTAGGAATCAAAGCCTCCAAAAAAGAGTACCTGTTATTTACCGATGCCGATTGTTACCCCACTTCAACAGAATGGATCACAGCAATGACTTCACAATTCACGATGAACCGAACGATTGTTTTGGGTTATGGCGGTTATGAAAAAATTGAGCGCTCTTTATTAAACAAAATCATTCGTTTTGAAACCGTTTTAACAGCGGTTCAATATTTTTCATGGGCTAAACTAGGACTTCCTTATATGGGTGTAGGACGAAACTTAGCGTATAAAAAGGAAGAATTTTTTAATGTAAATGGGTTCATCGAGCACATTCAGATTCGTTCAGGCGATGATGATTTATTTATCAATCAGGCAGCAAACAAAAACAATACAACCATTGCGTACACGCCTGAAAGCTTTACCTACTCTAAACCGAAAGAAACTTACAAAGAGTGGTTCACCCAAAAAAGAAGACATATTTCTACTGCAGAACATTACAAATCTTTTGACAAGATGCAATTGGGACTATTTTTTGTCTCACAATTGTTTTTCTTTTTGGCAGCAATCTTATTATTAGCATTTCAGTTTCAATGGATCGCTGTGCTCGCTATTTTAGCGACACGTTACACTGTAGCATGGACCGTTATAGGATTTTCTGCGGGTAAACTAAAAGAAAATGACTTAAAAGTTTGGTTTCCTGTTGTCGAAATCATACTTATATTCACACAAATTAATATCTTTATAACTAATATCTTTTCAAAACCGGTATATTGGAAATAA
- a CDS encoding M48 family metalloprotease, whose amino-acid sequence MKKKFIVLGVLFAAFGFTKVNAQINFGEKAMSAVQKGVSGFTFSNADAAALSKAAVDKMDAEHEVAAATDPYTVRLNRVFGKYTKGDGYTLNYKVYKLKEVNAFATADGSVRVYSGLMDIMDDNELLAVIGHEIGHVANHDSQDAIKAAYRKEALLEGAASQSATIASVTDSQLGKIGSAIIDSKFSRKQEAEADLFSYDFLKKNGYNVNAEESAFRILAKMSEGNEASFIDQMMSSHPDSKQRAEDAKKRAEKDGLYKAYVQQKIVNTAPAKKGTPAKKAPAKKKK is encoded by the coding sequence ATGAAAAAGAAATTTATAGTATTGGGAGTTTTGTTTGCCGCTTTTGGTTTTACGAAAGTAAACGCGCAGATTAATTTTGGTGAAAAAGCGATGAGTGCTGTTCAAAAAGGAGTTAGCGGTTTTACTTTTAGTAATGCTGATGCTGCTGCTTTATCAAAAGCTGCTGTTGATAAAATGGATGCTGAACACGAAGTTGCAGCTGCGACCGATCCTTACACTGTAAGACTAAACAGGGTTTTTGGAAAATATACAAAAGGGGACGGATATACGTTAAACTATAAAGTTTATAAATTAAAAGAAGTCAATGCTTTTGCTACTGCTGACGGAAGTGTGCGTGTGTATTCGGGATTAATGGATATCATGGATGACAATGAATTGCTTGCCGTAATTGGTCACGAAATTGGACACGTAGCCAATCATGACTCTCAGGATGCGATTAAAGCGGCCTATAGAAAAGAAGCTTTGCTGGAAGGAGCTGCTTCACAATCGGCAACTATTGCAAGTGTTACCGACAGCCAGTTGGGTAAAATCGGAAGTGCGATTATCGATAGTAAATTCAGCCGTAAACAAGAGGCAGAAGCCGATTTGTTTTCTTATGATTTCCTGAAAAAGAATGGTTATAATGTAAATGCCGAAGAATCTGCTTTTAGAATTCTGGCTAAGATGAGCGAAGGAAATGAAGCTTCATTTATTGATCAGATGATGAGTTCGCACCCGGATTCCAAACAAAGAGCTGAAGATGCTAAGAAAAGAGCAGAGAAAGATGGTTTGTATAAAGCGTATGTACAGCAAAAAATTGTAAATACTGCTCCGGCAAAAAAAGGAACTCCGGCTAAGAAAGCACCTGCTAAAAAGAAAAAATAA
- the gap gene encoding type I glyceraldehyde-3-phosphate dehydrogenase, producing the protein MKTRIAINGFGRIGRNLFRLLLNHPEIEVVAINDIADNKTMSHLIKYDSIHGVLPFKVSHDEEGIIVDGKHFFFFHEKSISNLDWKRHDIDLVIESTGKYKTHEELNAHIEAGAKKVILSAPSEVDTIKTVVLGVNETILDGSENIVSNASCTTNNAAPMIKIIDELCGIEQAYITTIHSYTTDQSLHDQPHKDLRRARGASQSIVPTTTGAAKALTKIFPNLHHKIGGCGIRVPVPDGSLTDITFNVKRAVTIEEINKAFEEASKTNLKGILDYTEDPIVSVDVIGNTHSCLFDAQLTSVIDKMVKVVGWYDNEIGYSSRLIDLILLIRKT; encoded by the coding sequence TTGAAAACAAGAATTGCTATAAACGGTTTTGGAAGAATCGGCCGAAATTTATTTCGCTTACTTCTAAACCATCCTGAAATTGAAGTAGTTGCCATCAACGACATCGCCGATAACAAAACCATGTCGCATTTAATAAAATACGACAGTATTCACGGAGTCTTACCCTTTAAAGTCAGTCATGACGAAGAAGGGATTATTGTTGACGGAAAACATTTTTTCTTTTTTCACGAAAAAAGCATTTCTAATCTGGACTGGAAACGTCACGACATCGATCTTGTAATTGAATCAACAGGAAAGTACAAAACACACGAGGAATTAAACGCCCATATTGAAGCTGGTGCCAAAAAAGTAATTCTTTCGGCGCCATCAGAAGTTGACACCATCAAAACGGTAGTTTTAGGCGTTAACGAAACGATTCTGGACGGAAGCGAAAACATTGTTTCAAACGCGAGCTGTACAACAAACAATGCGGCTCCGATGATCAAAATCATCGATGAATTGTGTGGAATTGAACAAGCCTATATCACAACCATACACTCTTACACCACAGATCAGAGTCTTCACGACCAGCCACATAAGGATTTGCGTCGTGCGAGAGGTGCAAGTCAGTCGATTGTTCCAACAACAACAGGTGCAGCTAAGGCATTAACAAAAATTTTCCCTAACTTGCATCATAAAATCGGAGGATGTGGAATTCGCGTACCCGTTCCTGATGGTTCTTTAACCGATATCACATTTAATGTAAAACGCGCTGTTACGATTGAAGAAATAAATAAAGCATTTGAAGAAGCCTCAAAAACAAATTTAAAAGGAATATTAGATTACACTGAAGATCCAATTGTTTCAGTTGATGTAATTGGCAATACGCATTCGTGTTTGTTTGATGCTCAATTAACTTCGGTTATTGACAAAATGGTAAAAGTTGTGGGCTGGTACGATAACGAAATTGGCTACTCATCAAGATTGATCGATTTGATTTTACTAATAAGAAAAACTTAA